In Mycoplasma sp. Mirounga ES2805-ORL, a single window of DNA contains:
- a CDS encoding nitroreductase family protein, whose amino-acid sequence MDFYKSVLNRASVRNYDTSKPIRKEDYKKLIDAIKLAPTSSNWHSSSAIVIRDKKQLKQIASLSKYTGAIESCDMFVVFLADYNRMNFAMKEYPEFEYNNHSIESYTVGVGDAFIQATMLQDMAINLGYGTCFIGLVRAMTKELIGALNIKGQAFPVIGLTIGSKKEEPEVKPKLNRVFDGVYEIDKLEKDAKEYSDKIEKYYAKLNPDKPAWPYLKATIKSASSYQMQTEEVEKIWDIDLITKK is encoded by the coding sequence ATGGATTTTTACAAAAGTGTTTTAAATCGAGCAAGTGTTCGTAACTACGATACTAGCAAACCTATTAGAAAAGAAGACTACAAAAAATTAATTGATGCTATTAAATTAGCTCCTACTTCATCTAATTGGCACTCTTCAAGCGCAATTGTTATAAGAGATAAAAAACAACTTAAACAAATAGCATCATTATCTAAGTATACTGGAGCAATTGAATCATGCGACATGTTTGTTGTATTTCTTGCTGACTACAATAGAATGAATTTTGCAATGAAAGAATATCCTGAATTTGAATACAATAATCACTCTATTGAGTCATATACAGTAGGTGTAGGTGATGCATTTATTCAAGCTACAATGTTACAAGATATGGCTATTAATCTAGGATATGGAACATGCTTTATAGGACTAGTTCGTGCTATGACTAAAGAATTGATTGGTGCCCTAAATATTAAAGGTCAAGCCTTTCCAGTCATAGGTCTTACAATTGGTTCAAAAAAGGAAGAACCTGAAGTAAAACCAAAACTTAATCGAGTATTTGATGGAGTTTATGAAATAGATAAATTGGAAAAAGATGCTAAGGAATATTCAGACAAAATAGAAAAATATTATGCCAAATTAAATCCTGATAAACCAGCATGACCATATTTAAAGGCTACAATTAAGTCTGCTTCATCATATCAAATGCAAACTGAAGAAGTTGAAAAAATTTGAGATATAGATTTAATAACTAAAAAATAA
- a CDS encoding phosphoglycerate kinase: MKKIVTDINLKDKKVILRADFNVPIENGIIQDNTRITKAIETIKYIVNEGGKLMILSHLGRIKTEEDKSKKTLELVHLELEKLLNKKVYYVRATRGKQVEDTFNNLKSGEILIIENTRWEDLNDKAESKNSPELGKYWASLADVFINDAFGTLHRAHASNRGIAANIKESAIGFLVKKELEALSPLVENIKKPYVSIIGGAKVTDKIKVLENIAPLVDKLIIGGGMAYTFLNAQGKKIGNSLLDSESLEFSKKFYETYRDKIVLPIDFKVSKEFEDSKPIIQENEIEDGYQGLDVGPKSVDLFIKSLEDAKTIVWNGPLGVIEFENYKQGTIAIAHAIGKQKDCYSVIGGGDSASAVNKEKISHLFSHISTGGGATLEFLKGSVLPGLELIQEK, translated from the coding sequence ATGAAAAAAATAGTTACAGATATAAATTTAAAAGATAAGAAAGTTATTCTAAGAGCGGACTTTAATGTACCAATTGAAAATGGAATTATCCAAGATAACACAAGAATTACAAAAGCAATAGAAACAATAAAATACATAGTAAATGAAGGTGGGAAATTAATGATACTTTCTCACCTAGGAAGAATTAAAACTGAGGAAGACAAGTCTAAAAAAACATTAGAACTTGTACATTTAGAATTAGAGAAATTATTAAATAAAAAAGTTTATTACGTAAGAGCGACAAGAGGAAAACAAGTTGAAGATACTTTCAATAATTTAAAATCAGGAGAAATTCTCATAATTGAAAATACAAGATGAGAAGACCTAAATGACAAAGCAGAAAGCAAAAATAGTCCCGAATTAGGAAAGTACTGAGCTAGTTTAGCGGATGTTTTTATCAACGATGCATTCGGAACCTTGCATAGAGCACATGCTTCAAATAGAGGAATTGCTGCAAATATAAAAGAAAGCGCAATTGGTTTTTTAGTAAAAAAAGAATTAGAAGCATTATCACCTTTAGTTGAAAATATTAAAAAACCTTATGTTTCAATAATCGGAGGTGCAAAAGTTACAGATAAAATTAAAGTATTAGAAAACATTGCACCATTAGTCGACAAATTAATAATAGGCGGAGGAATGGCTTATACTTTTCTAAATGCTCAAGGAAAGAAAATAGGAAATTCATTATTAGACTCTGAATCTCTTGAATTTTCAAAAAAATTCTATGAAACATATAGAGATAAAATAGTATTACCAATTGACTTCAAGGTCTCAAAAGAATTTGAAGATTCTAAGCCTATTATTCAAGAAAATGAAATTGAAGATGGTTATCAAGGATTAGATGTAGGACCTAAAAGTGTTGACTTATTTATAAAAAGTCTAGAAGACGCTAAAACAATAGTTTGAAATGGACCTCTTGGTGTTATTGAATTTGAAAACTATAAACAAGGTACTATTGCAATAGCTCATGCAATTGGAAAGCAAAAAGATTGTTATTCAGTAATAGGTGGTGGAGATTCCGCTTCAGCTGTTAATAAGGAAAAAATTTCTCACTTATTTTCACATATTTCAACAGGTGGAGGAGCAACATTAGAATTTTTAAAAGGTTCTGTGTTACCTGGTTTAGAATTAATTCAAGAAAAATAA
- the tpiA gene encoding triose-phosphate isomerase: MNKKILIGNWKMNKDFDETLEFIDNLNKAFKFTFKKNRDKLENIDIAIAIPHINLVALKGFDRTKKIMACSQDSSEHEDGAFTGQVSAKMLANIGVHFGILGHSERRTYLNESNQLVNAKAKKLIEHNITPIICIGDSLKEYEDKKSKDILKKQLIESTKDLDLSRIVIAYEPIWAIGTGKSANAEYANEIAKYIKNILNQNVQVLYGGSVNSSNVEQLDKQEFINGFLVGGASLDINHWMDIIRKVTDTK; this comes from the coding sequence ATGAATAAAAAAATATTAATTGGTAACTGAAAAATGAATAAGGATTTTGATGAAACCTTAGAATTTATTGATAACCTAAACAAAGCATTTAAATTTACATTTAAAAAGAATAGAGATAAATTAGAAAACATAGATATAGCTATCGCTATTCCACATATTAATTTAGTTGCCCTAAAAGGTTTTGATAGAACTAAAAAAATTATGGCTTGTTCACAAGATTCAAGTGAACATGAAGATGGTGCATTTACAGGGCAGGTTTCAGCTAAAATGCTTGCTAACATTGGTGTTCATTTTGGAATTCTGGGCCACTCAGAACGTAGAACTTATTTAAACGAATCGAATCAATTAGTTAATGCTAAAGCTAAAAAACTTATAGAACACAATATTACCCCTATTATTTGTATTGGAGATTCACTCAAAGAATATGAGGATAAAAAATCAAAAGATATTCTTAAAAAACAACTTATTGAATCTACCAAAGATTTAGATTTATCAAGAATAGTTATTGCATACGAACCTATTTGAGCTATTGGCACAGGCAAGAGCGCTAATGCCGAATATGCCAATGAAATAGCTAAATACATTAAAAATATACTAAATCAAAATGTACAAGTTCTTTACGGTGGCAGTGTTAATAGTTCAAACGTAGAACAATTAGATAAGCAAGAATTCATAAATGGTTTTTTAGTTGGTGGGGCTTCACTAGATATTAATCATTGAATGGATATAATTAGAAAAGTGACAGATACAAAATAA
- the ligA gene encoding NAD-dependent DNA ligase LigA — MEKNKEIKDEIKRLVDLINKWDEEYFIENNPSVSDLEYDKNYYKLEKLENEYPELVLSNSPTKKVGSKSNNSNLNTQKFRHEQPMLSLSKAYHYDEVAKFIDNINKNVPIEDINFSIEPKIDGLSISLHYDNGILVRAVTRGDGIEGEDVTTNVKKIKTVPQNINYKDKIEIRGEVFLPKQSFEKINDEIQQKNKEILFNNAKIDDPKKHKKLLKLFANPRNAASGTLRQLDSDVVEERNLQAFLYELVQPEKHNIHFQDEALKFIESLGLPINKSFGKIIEVEQLEEEIENFSEIKNNLEYDADGLVIKLNNLKYWKKLGKTAKFPKHSIAFKYDVEVAYSIIKNIKTSIGRTGKVTYIANLEPVELNQTIVQNATLHNYNFIKSLNLNIGDEVKIVKAGEIIPKVLELVSKNSEGTFEKITKCSSCYNDLVEIEDNVDQFCVNPNCDEIKINSIYHFSSRKALNIAGLGLTTVQDLYKANLITRIQDIFELQNHIQQIKELPRYADLKINNLLNSIEGCKTAPFHKVLFALGIKHMGERAAKLFAKKYSSFSEMINNKNFEDMELINNIGPKIIESVIEYFNKEDNIELMQYLDSIFDYSKNKNDLLVSTKFENINFVITGKLNNSRDWYVEIIEKNSGHVSSSISKNTNYLILGENAGSKLEKAKALNVKIITEDDFEKLLGEGNE; from the coding sequence ATGGAAAAAAATAAAGAAATAAAAGACGAAATTAAAAGACTTGTTGATCTTATAAATAAATGAGATGAAGAATACTTCATTGAAAATAATCCTTCTGTTTCAGACTTAGAATATGACAAAAACTACTATAAATTAGAAAAATTAGAAAATGAATATCCTGAGTTAGTTTTATCGAATTCACCAACAAAAAAAGTGGGTTCTAAAAGTAATAACAGTAATCTAAATACTCAAAAATTTAGACACGAACAGCCAATGCTATCTTTAAGTAAAGCCTACCACTATGACGAAGTTGCAAAATTTATTGATAATATAAATAAAAATGTTCCTATTGAAGATATTAACTTCAGCATTGAGCCTAAAATTGATGGATTATCAATATCATTGCATTATGATAATGGAATTCTAGTTAGAGCCGTAACTAGAGGAGATGGTATTGAAGGCGAGGATGTCACGACTAATGTTAAAAAAATAAAAACAGTGCCTCAAAATATCAATTATAAAGATAAAATAGAAATCCGCGGAGAAGTATTTCTACCTAAACAATCATTTGAAAAAATAAATGATGAAATTCAGCAAAAAAATAAGGAAATCTTATTTAATAATGCGAAAATTGATGATCCTAAAAAACATAAAAAATTATTGAAGTTATTCGCAAATCCAAGAAATGCGGCAAGTGGAACATTAAGGCAACTTGATTCTGATGTTGTTGAAGAAAGAAACCTACAAGCATTTCTTTACGAACTTGTTCAGCCTGAAAAACACAATATACATTTTCAAGATGAAGCACTAAAATTTATTGAATCATTGGGTCTACCCATAAATAAATCTTTTGGAAAAATAATTGAAGTAGAGCAACTTGAAGAAGAAATAGAAAACTTTTCAGAAATAAAAAATAATCTTGAATACGACGCAGATGGTTTAGTTATTAAGTTAAACAACTTAAAATATTGAAAAAAATTAGGGAAAACTGCAAAATTTCCTAAACACTCAATAGCTTTTAAATATGATGTTGAAGTTGCTTATAGCATAATTAAAAATATTAAAACCTCAATAGGAAGAACAGGCAAGGTAACATACATTGCAAATTTAGAACCTGTTGAACTAAATCAAACTATTGTTCAAAACGCAACACTTCATAACTATAATTTCATAAAATCACTAAATTTAAATATTGGAGATGAAGTCAAAATTGTCAAAGCGGGTGAAATAATCCCAAAAGTTCTGGAACTAGTTTCTAAAAATTCAGAAGGAACATTTGAAAAAATAACAAAATGCTCATCTTGTTATAATGATTTAGTCGAAATAGAGGACAATGTTGATCAATTTTGTGTGAATCCTAATTGCGATGAAATAAAAATAAATTCTATTTATCATTTTTCAAGCAGAAAAGCATTAAATATAGCTGGACTGGGTTTAACAACTGTTCAAGACTTATATAAAGCAAATCTAATTACTAGAATTCAAGATATTTTTGAACTTCAAAACCATATTCAGCAGATTAAAGAACTACCGAGATATGCGGATCTAAAAATAAATAATCTTTTAAATTCAATTGAAGGATGTAAAACAGCACCATTTCATAAAGTTTTATTCGCTTTAGGAATTAAACACATGGGTGAAAGAGCAGCTAAATTATTCGCAAAAAAATATTCTTCATTTTCAGAGATGATTAATAATAAAAATTTTGAAGACATGGAATTAATAAATAATATAGGTCCTAAAATAATAGAGAGTGTTATTGAATATTTCAATAAAGAAGACAATATAGAACTTATGCAATATCTAGATTCTATATTTGATTATTCAAAAAACAAAAATGACCTGCTAGTATCAACTAAATTTGAAAATATCAATTTTGTTATCACAGGAAAACTAAATAATAGTAGAGATTGATATGTAGAAATAATTGAAAAAAATAGTGGCCATGTTTCATCATCTATTTCAAAAAATACAAATTACTTAATATTAGGTGAAAATGCTGGATCAAAACTAGAAAAAGCTAAAGCTCTAAATGTTAAAATAATTACTGAAGATGATTTTGAAAAATTGCTAGGAGAAGGAAATGAATAA
- a CDS encoding energy-coupling factor transporter transmembrane protein EcfT → MSSPVGSYISNSTFIHKLDPRLKLSVSIIYITLTFATDYFITLGILLIPIMIGYIIATKSFVPVLKLLKLPLFLGILIFFINIYTMPLPNELWPSNPIHHVWLYLGTIGENKYAITYEVFATTLGIVLRVYVMIIATSLFVITTKPILLTKAIEDLLFPLKFLFVPTHIIAMIISISLRFIPTLLDEAKRIMKAQASRGIDFKNGKLKDKAKSFTTLIIPLFVTSFAKAEDLANAMETRGYDPYQKRTRYRHLIFKWQDYVITLFVIGLIIFVATSIHVDFLPRWYTIAHYIF, encoded by the coding sequence ATGAGTTCTCCAGTAGGTTCATATATTTCTAATTCGACTTTTATTCATAAATTAGATCCAAGACTTAAATTATCTGTCTCAATTATTTATATAACATTAACCTTTGCAACAGATTACTTTATCACCTTGGGAATATTATTAATTCCAATAATGATTGGTTATATTATTGCAACTAAAAGTTTTGTTCCTGTTCTAAAACTACTTAAGCTTCCATTATTTCTAGGTATATTGATATTTTTTATAAATATTTACACAATGCCTCTACCAAATGAATTATGACCTAGCAACCCCATTCATCATGTTTGATTATATTTAGGAACCATCGGTGAAAATAAATATGCTATAACATATGAAGTATTTGCGACAACTCTTGGAATAGTATTAAGAGTTTATGTAATGATAATTGCAACTAGTTTATTTGTTATTACAACTAAACCTATTCTATTAACTAAAGCTATTGAGGATTTATTATTCCCATTAAAATTTCTTTTTGTTCCAACTCATATAATAGCAATGATTATTTCAATTTCTTTAAGATTCATACCCACTCTATTAGATGAGGCTAAAAGAATTATGAAGGCTCAAGCAAGTAGAGGTATTGACTTTAAAAATGGTAAACTAAAAGATAAAGCTAAAAGTTTTACTACCCTAATAATTCCATTATTTGTTACTTCATTTGCAAAAGCAGAAGATTTAGCTAATGCGATGGAAACAAGAGGATATGATCCATACCAAAAAAGAACGAGATATCGTCACTTAATTTTTAAATGACAAGACTATGTGATTACTTTATTTGTGATAGGATTAATTATCTTTGTAGCAACAAGCATACACGTAGACTTCCTACCTAGATGATATACAATAGCTCATTACATTTTCTAG
- a CDS encoding energy-coupling factor transporter ATPase, which produces MQINIKELTHIFNRKTPNEMKAVDSASATIKQGEYVGIIGQTGSGKTTFIEHLNALLLPDKGVVEWVYEDEKYNKKTKKKEKVIETFSVKPSRRKKVKKAKDIRKRIGIVFQFAEYQLFEETIEKDICFGPKSFGVKIDEAKTRAKKYLELVGLDETYLRKSPFGLSGGQKRRVALAGILAMEPDVLIADEPTAGLDPVGVREILDIFRKLNNEGKTIIIVTHDLDNVLEETKRVIVFKKGEIIRDDETYKVLKDVDFLTSNSMEPPKLLNFISKLEKKGLKIPQVKSIDELANFLNQSKKQKGGK; this is translated from the coding sequence ATGCAAATAAATATAAAAGAATTAACTCATATTTTCAATCGAAAAACTCCAAATGAAATGAAAGCTGTTGATAGTGCTAGTGCAACTATTAAACAAGGTGAATATGTTGGAATAATAGGACAAACCGGGTCAGGAAAAACAACGTTTATTGAACATTTAAATGCTCTTTTACTTCCTGATAAAGGAGTTGTAGAATGAGTCTATGAGGATGAAAAATACAATAAGAAAACTAAGAAAAAAGAAAAAGTTATTGAAACTTTTTCCGTAAAACCTTCAAGAAGAAAAAAAGTTAAGAAAGCAAAAGATATTAGAAAAAGAATAGGTATTGTATTTCAATTCGCAGAATATCAACTATTTGAAGAAACTATTGAGAAAGATATTTGTTTTGGTCCTAAGAGTTTTGGAGTAAAGATAGATGAAGCTAAGACAAGAGCAAAAAAATATTTAGAATTAGTGGGACTTGATGAAACTTATTTAAGAAAAAGTCCATTTGGCTTATCTGGCGGGCAAAAAAGGCGTGTAGCCTTGGCTGGAATTTTAGCAATGGAACCAGATGTATTAATAGCTGATGAACCAACTGCTGGCCTAGACCCAGTAGGAGTTAGAGAAATATTAGATATTTTTAGAAAACTAAACAATGAAGGTAAAACAATAATAATTGTCACTCATGACCTTGACAATGTTTTAGAGGAAACAAAAAGAGTTATTGTATTTAAAAAAGGCGAAATTATTCGTGATGACGAAACTTATAAAGTTTTAAAAGATGTTGATTTCTTAACCTCTAATTCAATGGAGCCACCTAAACTATTAAACTTTATTTCAAAGCTTGAGAAGAAAGGGTTAAAAATACCTCAAGTTAAATCTATTGATGAATTGGCTAATTTTTTAAATCAATCTAAAAAGCAAAAAGGGGGTAAGTAA
- a CDS encoding energy-coupling factor transporter ATPase has protein sequence MIKVKDLYFKYPGASINAIDGINFEIPDGKYVAILGHNGSGKSTFSKLLVALYKPYSGSIEINGTVISKSTLREIRKKIGIIFQNPDNQFIGASVEDDIAFGLENQELPRKEMKPIIDKLAESVGMKEYLTREPQVLSGGQKQRVAIASVLALNPEIIIFDEVTSMLDPAGKTQVLKIIREIQQERKKTLISITHDMDEAVLADYLLVFSKGKIVAQGSPKEILKNKKIIDLAKIDSPFVYKLSEKIKGIQPTYDEKELIDQLCK, from the coding sequence ATGATTAAAGTTAAAGATTTATATTTTAAGTATCCGGGAGCTTCCATTAATGCAATTGATGGAATTAATTTTGAAATACCAGATGGAAAATACGTTGCAATATTAGGACATAATGGTTCTGGAAAAAGTACATTTAGTAAACTTCTTGTCGCTCTATATAAACCATATTCAGGCTCAATAGAAATAAATGGAACTGTTATATCAAAAAGCACTCTTAGAGAAATAAGAAAAAAAATAGGAATTATCTTTCAAAATCCAGACAACCAATTTATTGGAGCCAGTGTTGAAGATGATATAGCTTTTGGACTAGAAAACCAAGAATTGCCAAGAAAAGAAATGAAACCAATTATTGACAAATTAGCTGAATCAGTTGGTATGAAAGAATATCTAACAAGGGAACCTCAAGTATTAAGTGGGGGGCAAAAACAAAGAGTAGCAATTGCTAGTGTTTTAGCTTTGAATCCAGAAATTATCATTTTTGATGAAGTTACATCAATGCTTGATCCCGCAGGTAAAACTCAAGTTTTAAAAATTATTCGTGAAATCCAACAAGAACGTAAAAAAACTTTAATTTCAATAACTCACGATATGGATGAAGCTGTTCTTGCGGACTATTTACTTGTATTTTCAAAAGGTAAAATAGTTGCTCAAGGATCTCCAAAAGAAATACTTAAAAATAAAAAAATTATTGACTTAGCGAAAATAGATTCACCATTTGTATATAAACTTAGTGAAAAAATTAAAGGTATTCAACCGACATATGATGAAAAGGAGTTAATTGATCAATTATGCAAATAA
- the hpt gene encoding hypoxanthine phosphoribosyltransferase, with translation MTENNINKKIKKIVFTEQEIKQKIIELANWVNTTYKNTNNLVLVGLLKGSVPFLAELIKHVNVEHELDFVSASSYAGADKSSGQVKIVLDPFGSIENKDVLIVEDIVDSGITLDKIKKMFLKRNPNSVKILALLNKPVTRKVDLDVDKYGFIAPNEFLVGFGLDYQEKLRNLPYIGVFDKKYL, from the coding sequence ATGACAGAAAATAACATTAATAAAAAAATTAAAAAAATAGTTTTTACTGAACAAGAAATTAAACAAAAAATCATTGAATTAGCTAATTGGGTTAACACAACATATAAAAATACTAATAATTTAGTTCTTGTTGGACTTTTAAAAGGAAGTGTCCCTTTCTTGGCCGAATTAATTAAACATGTTAATGTTGAACATGAACTAGATTTTGTTTCAGCATCAAGTTATGCAGGTGCAGATAAAAGTTCAGGTCAAGTTAAAATTGTTTTAGATCCTTTTGGTTCTATAGAAAATAAAGATGTTCTAATAGTTGAAGACATTGTTGACTCAGGAATAACTTTAGATAAAATCAAAAAAATGTTTTTAAAAAGAAACCCAAATTCTGTCAAAATACTTGCTCTTTTAAATAAACCAGTTACAAGAAAAGTTGATTTAGATGTAGATAAATATGGTTTTATAGCACCAAATGAATTTCTAGTAGGATTTGGCTTAGATTATCAAGAAAAATTAAGAAACCTTCCATACATTGGAGTTTTTGATAAAAAATATTTATAA